Proteins from a single region of Microbacterium sp. zg-Y818:
- a CDS encoding PH domain-containing protein, with product MTNPPPPGPTALPPTTDAATVDPTGEAATDSALDAGTYDRLIEPRGEGRLALEHGTWHQISRKYLRVQLAIYGIFLLVVVVAVLVLTLLLDQMWALIPGGILGVILLWTIVILPRQVRAIGYQLRDDDLVFRRGILWQRIVAVPYGRMQLVDITHGPLDRGVGIAQLKLVTAAATTGVTIPGLSQQAAEALRDHLIAVAESRRTGL from the coding sequence ATGACGAACCCCCCGCCCCCGGGCCCGACAGCACTGCCACCCACCACTGACGCCGCAACCGTGGACCCGACCGGTGAGGCCGCGACCGACTCGGCCCTCGACGCCGGGACGTACGACCGCCTCATCGAGCCACGCGGTGAGGGGCGTCTGGCGCTCGAGCACGGCACGTGGCACCAGATCTCCCGCAAGTACCTGCGTGTGCAGCTCGCCATCTACGGCATCTTCCTGCTCGTCGTCGTGGTCGCCGTCCTCGTGCTGACGCTGCTGCTCGACCAGATGTGGGCACTCATCCCCGGTGGCATCCTCGGCGTGATCCTGCTGTGGACGATCGTGATCCTGCCCCGCCAGGTGCGGGCGATCGGCTACCAGCTGCGCGACGACGACCTGGTGTTCCGTCGCGGCATCCTCTGGCAGCGCATCGTGGCCGTCCCGTATGGACGGATGCAGCTCGTCGACATCACCCACGGACCGCTGGACCGAGGGGTCGGCATCGCCCAGCTGAAGCTCGTCACCGCTGCGGCCACCACGGGCGTGACGATCCCCGGGCTGTCGCAGCAGGCCGCCGAGGCGCTGCGCGATCACCTGATCGCGGTCGCCGAGAGCCGTCGGACGGGGCTGTGA
- a CDS encoding helix-turn-helix domain-containing protein, with product MSPAEEDGPTGIHCRLDELLAERGMTLARLSELVGVSVVNLSVLKNDRARAIRYSTLSAVCRALDCEVGDLLVRSEPR from the coding sequence ATGAGCCCCGCGGAGGAGGACGGCCCCACCGGCATCCACTGCCGTCTGGACGAGCTGCTCGCCGAGCGGGGCATGACCCTGGCGCGACTGTCGGAGCTGGTGGGGGTGTCGGTGGTGAACCTGTCGGTACTGAAGAACGACCGCGCGCGGGCGATCCGGTACTCGACGCTGTCGGCCGTGTGCCGGGCGCTGGACTGCGAGGTCGGGGACCTGCTGGTGCGCTCCGAGCCCCGCTGA
- the lysS gene encoding lysine--tRNA ligase: protein MTEQPSSTPPENALEEDVFEQKAVRLAKRERLIAERADAAGGAYPVSVPVTDTIPALRERFADLAPGDETGVVAGVAGRVVFSRNTGKLCFASLQAGDGSRIQAMVSLAEVGEESLQAWKDLVDLGDHVFVSGQVISSRRGELSIMVREWAIAAKALLPLPNLYTELSEESRVRSRYLDLITRQQARDTVLARAKVNASLRDTFGRHGFVEVETPMLQVQHGGAAARPFVTHSNAFDTELYLRIAPELFLKRAVVGGIDRVFEINRNFRNEGADSTHSPEFAMLEAYQAYSDYNGIADLTQELVQNAAIAVAGSTTVTWADGTEYDLGGQWDRISMYESLSAASGRTITPQTSVEELSAFAAEVGVEVPPKIATHGKFVEELWEHFVKGDLTRPTFVMDFPVDTSPLVREHRSIPGVVEKWDLYIRGFELATGYSELVDPVIQRERFVEQAKLAAQGDDEAMRVDEEFLRALEHAMPPTGGMGMGIDRLMMAITGLGIRETILFPLVK from the coding sequence GTGACTGAACAGCCGTCGTCGACGCCCCCCGAAAACGCCCTCGAAGAGGACGTGTTCGAGCAGAAGGCCGTGCGGCTTGCCAAGCGCGAGCGGCTGATCGCCGAGCGAGCGGATGCCGCCGGCGGCGCCTACCCGGTGTCGGTGCCGGTCACCGACACGATCCCGGCGCTGCGCGAGCGGTTCGCCGACCTCGCCCCCGGTGACGAGACGGGTGTCGTGGCGGGAGTCGCGGGCCGTGTGGTCTTCAGCCGCAACACCGGCAAGCTGTGTTTCGCCTCGCTGCAGGCCGGCGACGGCAGCCGCATCCAGGCGATGGTGTCGCTCGCCGAGGTGGGCGAGGAGTCGCTGCAGGCGTGGAAGGACCTCGTCGACTTGGGTGACCACGTCTTCGTCAGCGGTCAGGTCATCTCCAGCCGCCGCGGCGAGCTGTCGATCATGGTGCGCGAGTGGGCGATCGCCGCCAAGGCGCTGCTGCCGCTGCCCAACCTCTACACCGAGCTGAGCGAAGAGAGTCGGGTGCGCTCGCGCTACCTCGACCTCATCACGCGCCAGCAGGCCCGCGACACGGTGCTGGCGCGCGCCAAGGTGAACGCCAGCCTGCGGGACACGTTCGGCCGCCACGGGTTCGTCGAGGTGGAGACGCCGATGCTGCAGGTGCAGCACGGCGGCGCCGCCGCGCGCCCGTTCGTGACGCACTCCAACGCGTTCGACACCGAGCTGTACCTGCGCATCGCGCCGGAGCTGTTCCTCAAGCGCGCCGTCGTCGGCGGCATCGACCGCGTCTTCGAGATCAACCGCAACTTCCGCAACGAAGGCGCGGACTCCACGCACAGCCCCGAGTTCGCCATGCTCGAGGCGTACCAGGCCTACAGCGACTACAACGGCATCGCCGACCTCACCCAGGAGCTCGTGCAGAACGCAGCGATCGCGGTCGCCGGCTCCACCACGGTCACCTGGGCTGACGGCACCGAGTACGACCTGGGCGGCCAGTGGGACCGCATCTCGATGTACGAGTCGCTGTCGGCGGCATCCGGACGCACGATCACGCCGCAGACGTCCGTGGAGGAGCTCAGCGCGTTCGCGGCGGAGGTCGGCGTCGAGGTGCCGCCGAAGATCGCCACGCACGGCAAGTTCGTAGAAGAGCTGTGGGAGCACTTCGTCAAGGGAGACCTGACCCGCCCCACCTTCGTCATGGACTTCCCCGTCGACACCAGCCCTCTCGTACGCGAGCACCGGTCGATCCCCGGTGTCGTGGAGAAGTGGGACCTGTACATCCGAGGCTTCGAGCTGGCCACGGGATACTCCGAGCTCGTCGACCCCGTCATCCAGCGCGAGCGCTTCGTCGAGCAGGCCAAACTCGCCGCACAGGGCGACGACGAGGCCATGCGGGTCGACGAGGAGTTCCTCCGCGCCCTCGAGCACGCCATGCCTCCCACGGGCGGCATGGGCATGGGCATCGACCGGCTCATGATGGCGATCACGGGTCTGGGCATCCGCGAGACCATCCTCTTCCCGCTGGTCAAGTAG
- a CDS encoding DUF559 domain-containing protein: MLRHPLPEFSTPAFTTADAAAAGVARSRLRAADLEHPFHGVHVVRDGRPPVRRPEDGIVARARIADLRLSDGAFFSHLTAAVLWGVPLPAGILLAQDELDVGVLHPTRPPRARGLRGHRVQPEHVRLTVHPEHRLPVPTPASTWAMLGGVLRHPYDLVAVADALVSDRRHDAAGPLATRAQLEAAVFTKRRVGVRALREALVRVRPCVASRTETWTRLVIVDAGLPEPLINHTVVDGGGRFIACVDLAYPQWKVAVEYEGAHHLFDATQWANDIRRYELLAAEGWRVIRVTSEDLFRYSERLVLRVRRAIRAAA, encoded by the coding sequence ATGCTTCGTCACCCGCTCCCCGAGTTCTCGACGCCGGCGTTCACCACGGCGGATGCCGCAGCGGCCGGCGTGGCACGCTCGAGGCTCCGCGCGGCAGATCTCGAGCACCCGTTCCACGGCGTGCACGTCGTCCGTGATGGCCGGCCACCGGTGCGGCGACCCGAGGACGGGATCGTCGCTCGCGCCCGCATCGCGGACCTTCGGCTCAGTGACGGGGCCTTCTTCTCGCACCTGACGGCCGCCGTCCTGTGGGGCGTGCCACTTCCTGCCGGCATCCTCCTCGCGCAGGACGAACTCGACGTCGGAGTGCTGCATCCCACGCGTCCACCGCGGGCGCGCGGGCTGCGCGGTCATCGCGTGCAGCCCGAACACGTACGACTGACCGTGCACCCGGAGCACCGGCTCCCGGTGCCGACCCCCGCCAGCACCTGGGCGATGCTCGGCGGCGTGCTCCGGCATCCCTACGATCTCGTGGCGGTCGCGGACGCCCTTGTGAGCGACCGTCGGCACGACGCCGCGGGCCCCCTCGCCACCCGCGCGCAGCTCGAGGCCGCCGTCTTCACGAAGCGGCGTGTCGGTGTGCGCGCGTTGCGTGAAGCGCTGGTGCGGGTGCGACCGTGCGTGGCGTCGCGCACAGAGACCTGGACGCGGCTGGTGATCGTGGATGCCGGATTGCCGGAGCCGCTCATCAACCACACCGTGGTCGACGGTGGCGGCCGGTTCATCGCGTGCGTGGATCTTGCCTACCCGCAGTGGAAGGTCGCGGTCGAATACGAGGGCGCGCACCATCTCTTCGACGCGACGCAGTGGGCGAATGACATCCGCCGATACGAGCTGCTCGCGGCCGAGGGGTGGCGGGTGATCCGCGTCACGAGTGAGGACCTGTTCCGGTATTCCGAGCGTCTGGTGCTCCGTGTGCGTCGCGCGATTCGTGCCGCGGCCTGA
- a CDS encoding DUF4192 domain-containing protein has product MTTIVKAADAAHFLSLLPAMLGFTPVHSLVLVPFRGSRSIGALRLDLPRDGTDLDAFAATCLGMVCRVPRADALAAAVFSDESCMSGLPGSALLASIGRAADACGLRITDALSIGSDGWGSTLDADCPRGGRPLEALALPVPVTTAPGDQTTGAVLPPVHQKQAEAVASALRAVRTAARDLGGAEGEGPPRRGRPRIHPEALAAVGRLDDVVACFEQSLDTDPAALAPFEAALLVWCLSRPALRDVAIVQWAADARRGIRALDAQRRWEEGADYPSDLAMTMWGDGPQPDPARLTRALELTRRLAALAPPAARPGTLATCAWLSWALGRSTHADLYARMAAELDPDHGLTQIVLAFVAAGHLPDWAFRAG; this is encoded by the coding sequence ATGACCACGATCGTGAAGGCGGCGGATGCCGCGCACTTCCTCTCCCTGCTTCCGGCGATGCTCGGGTTCACTCCGGTGCACAGCCTCGTGCTCGTCCCGTTCCGGGGCTCGCGCAGCATCGGGGCGCTGCGGCTCGACCTGCCGCGCGACGGAACCGATCTCGACGCCTTCGCGGCCACGTGCCTCGGCATGGTGTGCCGCGTGCCGCGGGCGGACGCGCTGGCCGCGGCGGTGTTCTCCGATGAGTCGTGCATGTCCGGGTTGCCGGGTTCGGCGCTGCTGGCGAGCATCGGTCGCGCCGCCGACGCCTGCGGGTTGCGCATCACCGATGCCCTGAGCATCGGCAGTGACGGCTGGGGCTCCACCCTCGACGCCGACTGTCCTCGCGGAGGGCGACCGCTCGAGGCGCTGGCGCTGCCGGTACCGGTCACGACCGCTCCAGGTGACCAGACGACCGGTGCCGTCCTGCCGCCCGTGCATCAGAAGCAGGCAGAAGCGGTCGCGTCGGCATTGCGTGCGGTGCGGACCGCGGCCCGGGACCTGGGTGGGGCCGAGGGCGAAGGTCCGCCTCGGCGCGGACGTCCCCGAATCCACCCCGAGGCGCTGGCGGCGGTGGGCCGGCTCGACGACGTGGTGGCGTGCTTCGAGCAGTCCCTCGACACCGACCCCGCGGCGCTGGCACCGTTCGAGGCGGCGCTTCTGGTGTGGTGCCTGTCCCGCCCGGCGCTGCGGGACGTGGCGATCGTGCAGTGGGCGGCCGACGCGCGCCGCGGCATCCGGGCGCTGGACGCGCAGCGGCGGTGGGAAGAGGGCGCGGACTACCCGTCCGACCTCGCGATGACCATGTGGGGCGACGGCCCCCAACCCGACCCCGCCCGGCTCACCCGGGCGCTCGAGCTCACCCGCCGTCTGGCTGCCCTCGCACCGCCCGCCGCGCGCCCGGGCACGCTCGCCACCTGCGCGTGGCTGTCGTGGGCCCTCGGCCGCTCGACACACGCCGATCTGTATGCGCGCATGGCCGCCGAGCTCGATCCCGACCATGGTCTGACGCAGATCGTGCTCGCGTTCGTGGCCGCCGGGCATCTGCCCGACTGGGCGTTCCGCGCGGGGTGA
- the folK gene encoding 2-amino-4-hydroxy-6-hydroxymethyldihydropteridine diphosphokinase, with product MSRRLAQGFSSTHESADAAPVRAVVALGANLGDRETTLTEALRSLARLPLTTDVVAASPIETVALTPEGPDPDAPAYLNSVALLHTRLAPSVLLGYLHAIEAAHGREEREPGAARWQDRTLDLDLIAYGDVQSDDPALQLPHPRAAERDFVLRPWLTVDPDAELPGHGRVADLLRRLGERGDAS from the coding sequence ATGAGCCGTCGGCTTGCGCAGGGTTTCAGCTCCACCCACGAGAGCGCGGATGCGGCTCCCGTGCGCGCCGTCGTCGCGCTGGGGGCGAACCTCGGGGACCGTGAGACGACGCTGACCGAGGCGCTGCGGAGCCTGGCGCGGCTGCCGCTGACGACCGACGTCGTCGCCGCCTCGCCGATCGAGACGGTCGCCCTCACACCCGAGGGCCCCGACCCTGACGCGCCCGCCTACCTCAACTCGGTGGCTCTGCTGCACACCCGGCTGGCGCCCAGCGTGCTGCTGGGATACCTCCACGCCATCGAAGCGGCCCACGGCCGTGAGGAGCGCGAGCCCGGAGCCGCCCGCTGGCAGGACCGCACCCTCGACCTCGACCTCATCGCCTACGGGGACGTGCAGAGCGACGACCCCGCGTTGCAGCTCCCGCACCCGCGGGCCGCCGAGCGCGACTTCGTGCTGCGGCCCTGGCTGACGGTCGATCCCGACGCAGAGCTCCCCGGGCACGGCCGTGTCGCCGACCTGCTGCGCCGCCTCGGCGAGAGGGGGGATGCCTCGTGA
- a CDS encoding DUF2520 domain-containing protein, which yields MNRSARLGVGVIGAGRVGPVLAAALAGAGHALVGITSGSDPDRVEAILPGVPTLDAVEVARRSELVIIAVPSGELPGLVSGLADVGAWQPGQLVLHTDPAHGYDVLAPAMLQGAIPLALHPAITFTGTTTDVRQLIGSHAAVSAPAPVLPIAQALAVELGCEPVVVGEADRAAYAEAIATATDFSRSIVAQAAALLAQAGVPEPGSYLATLVHSTIDQALTAAGTAADDEAVPPLE from the coding sequence GTGAACCGCAGCGCGCGCCTCGGAGTCGGCGTGATCGGTGCGGGACGCGTGGGTCCCGTGCTGGCCGCGGCGCTCGCCGGCGCCGGACACGCGCTCGTCGGGATCACATCGGGGTCCGATCCCGACCGCGTCGAGGCGATCCTGCCGGGCGTCCCCACGCTCGACGCCGTCGAGGTCGCGCGCCGCAGTGAGCTGGTGATCATCGCCGTCCCGTCCGGCGAACTGCCGGGTCTCGTCAGCGGTCTCGCGGACGTCGGGGCGTGGCAGCCGGGCCAGCTCGTGCTGCACACCGATCCCGCTCACGGATACGACGTGCTCGCGCCGGCGATGCTCCAAGGCGCGATTCCCCTCGCCCTGCATCCCGCCATCACCTTCACCGGCACGACCACCGACGTCCGCCAGCTGATCGGCTCCCACGCGGCGGTGTCGGCCCCGGCGCCCGTGCTGCCGATCGCGCAGGCCCTGGCCGTCGAACTCGGCTGCGAACCGGTCGTCGTGGGCGAGGCCGACCGCGCCGCCTATGCCGAGGCCATCGCGACGGCGACGGACTTCTCGCGGTCGATCGTCGCGCAGGCCGCGGCGCTGCTGGCGCAGGCGGGGGTGCCCGAACCGGGTTCGTATCTCGCCACGCTCGTGCATTCGACCATCGACCAGGCGCTCACCGCCGCCGGAACGGCTGCCGACGATGAGGCGGTTCCGCCGCTGGAGTGA
- a CDS encoding PH domain-containing protein yields the protein MTDPVGMTEPRAGMTEQRAGAPTPPPALVRSPLSDGEWHHLHPLTPLLRGGLALIVIVGVVVANLRDRLIAIFVPGLSGGQIDAEEWEEIEGGGDPIDWVLANNLVVVALLVVLGLVLLLIAGFYLSWRFHTLRITGDDVEVRTGILFRTQRRAPLDRVQGVNLTRPMIARLLGMAKLEVVGAGTDSNVKLEYLSTANAEAVRADILRLASGRRLGTSAAAAAGAGSLAQTVNRGLTGLIEGDDQATEAPESVVHIPVGRLVASQLISPGTVMLLLGVVAIIVGAVVGTPWVLLSVVPAVIGFGAYWVREIVRSLRYSIAPTPDGVRITFGLLTTVTEIVPPGRVHALEVSQSVLWRRFGWWKIKINRLTGRSVYDGSTDQFTTVLPVGTLADVERVLQLLLPDVGGDDVALLLRQGVEGPIEGDAFTTTPRRARILRPLSWKRNGFLVSGDQLLLRRGVVWRKLAILPLARLQSIGLYQGPIDRALRVAAVRGHVVTGPVYANVSAIDRDDAVSLLEAVEAAAVRAAAADRSHRWAGEAAAAANADGVPALETERESAPATTSQPALEWTAAGAPEAAPEPAPAPAPESAVGEPAPEPPAPLHPAAFVEPEHPVAVPPPAERRDSRPPDAHKPEDPR from the coding sequence GTGACCGATCCCGTCGGCATGACCGAGCCGCGCGCCGGCATGACCGAGCAGCGCGCCGGCGCGCCGACGCCCCCGCCGGCGCTCGTGCGCTCGCCGCTCAGCGACGGCGAATGGCACCACCTGCACCCGCTGACGCCGCTGCTGCGCGGCGGACTGGCGCTCATCGTGATCGTGGGCGTGGTCGTCGCGAACCTGCGCGACCGCCTCATCGCCATCTTCGTCCCGGGTCTTTCCGGCGGCCAGATCGACGCCGAGGAGTGGGAGGAGATCGAAGGCGGCGGCGACCCCATCGACTGGGTGCTCGCCAACAACCTCGTCGTCGTGGCGCTGCTGGTCGTGCTCGGCCTCGTCCTGCTGCTGATCGCCGGGTTCTACCTGTCGTGGCGCTTCCACACCTTGCGCATCACCGGCGACGACGTCGAGGTGCGCACCGGCATCCTGTTCCGCACCCAGCGCCGCGCCCCCCTCGACCGCGTGCAGGGCGTGAACCTGACGCGGCCGATGATCGCCCGGCTGCTGGGCATGGCCAAGCTCGAGGTCGTGGGCGCGGGCACCGACTCCAACGTGAAGCTCGAGTACCTCTCCACAGCGAACGCCGAAGCCGTGCGTGCCGACATCCTGCGTCTCGCCTCAGGCCGCAGACTGGGGACCTCGGCCGCGGCCGCAGCCGGCGCAGGGTCGCTCGCGCAGACGGTGAACCGGGGACTGACCGGCCTCATCGAGGGTGACGACCAGGCCACCGAAGCGCCCGAGTCGGTCGTGCACATCCCGGTGGGGCGGCTGGTGGCGTCCCAGCTCATCAGCCCCGGCACGGTGATGCTGCTTCTCGGCGTCGTCGCGATCATCGTGGGCGCTGTGGTCGGCACGCCGTGGGTGCTGCTGAGCGTCGTGCCCGCGGTCATCGGTTTCGGCGCGTACTGGGTGCGCGAGATCGTGCGGTCCCTGCGCTACTCCATCGCGCCCACCCCCGACGGGGTGCGCATCACGTTCGGTCTGCTCACGACGGTCACCGAGATCGTGCCACCGGGACGCGTGCACGCCCTCGAGGTGAGCCAGTCGGTGCTGTGGCGTCGGTTCGGGTGGTGGAAGATCAAGATCAACCGGCTCACCGGACGGAGCGTCTATGACGGCTCCACAGACCAGTTCACCACCGTGCTGCCGGTCGGCACTCTCGCCGACGTCGAGCGCGTGCTGCAGCTGCTGCTGCCGGATGTCGGCGGCGACGACGTGGCCCTGCTGCTGCGGCAGGGCGTCGAGGGGCCGATCGAGGGCGATGCGTTCACTACCACGCCGCGGCGCGCGCGGATTCTCCGCCCGCTGTCGTGGAAGCGCAACGGATTCCTCGTGTCGGGCGACCAGCTGCTGCTGCGCCGGGGCGTCGTGTGGCGCAAGCTCGCGATCCTCCCGCTGGCCCGGCTGCAGAGCATCGGGCTGTACCAGGGGCCGATCGACCGCGCACTGCGGGTCGCCGCCGTGCGCGGCCACGTCGTCACCGGACCGGTGTACGCCAACGTGTCGGCCATCGACCGCGACGACGCCGTGAGCCTGCTCGAAGCGGTCGAAGCCGCCGCCGTGCGCGCGGCCGCCGCCGACCGGTCGCACCGGTGGGCCGGTGAGGCCGCGGCCGCGGCGAACGCGGACGGCGTACCCGCACTCGAGACCGAGCGTGAATCAGCGCCCGCCACGACATCCCAGCCCGCCCTCGAATGGACCGCGGCGGGTGCGCCCGAGGCGGCACCCGAACCCGCGCCCGCGCCGGCGCCCGAATCCGCCGTCGGTGAGCCGGCCCCCGAGCCGCCGGCGCCGCTGCATCCGGCTGCGTTTGTGGAGCCCGAGCACCCAGTGGCCGTGCCGCCGCCCGCCGAGCGGCGGGACTCGCGCCCGCCCGACGCCCACAAGCCCGAGGACCCGCGGTGA
- a CDS encoding DUF3180 domain-containing protein — MKRTGPAPLIVAAVLGLGTGYIVDQTLTATGRPTFTPSLMLPVLLVALGAVLVALAVPISRATRGGARHTARPVNPFQAVRVAMLAKSASITGAAVAGFAGGLGAFVATRPADPSLGSVATILAAAVGGAILVATALVAEQLCTIRKDDDDEPPAPGPDSTATHH, encoded by the coding sequence GTGAAGCGCACCGGGCCCGCCCCGCTCATCGTCGCCGCCGTGCTGGGCCTCGGCACCGGATACATCGTCGACCAGACGCTCACCGCCACCGGGCGGCCCACCTTCACCCCCTCCCTCATGCTGCCGGTGCTGCTGGTCGCGCTCGGCGCGGTCCTCGTCGCGCTGGCCGTGCCGATCTCGCGGGCGACACGCGGCGGGGCGCGGCATACGGCGCGCCCCGTGAACCCCTTCCAGGCCGTGCGCGTCGCCATGCTCGCGAAGTCAGCGAGCATCACGGGTGCCGCCGTCGCCGGGTTCGCCGGCGGTCTCGGAGCCTTCGTGGCCACGCGGCCCGCCGACCCCTCGCTAGGCTCGGTGGCGACGATCCTCGCGGCCGCGGTCGGCGGTGCGATCCTGGTGGCGACCGCCCTCGTCGCCGAGCAGCTGTGCACCATCCGGAAGGACGACGATGACGAACCCCCCGCCCCCGGGCCCGACAGCACTGCCACCCACCACTGA
- a CDS encoding DUF2975 domain-containing protein has protein sequence MSHATTTGRALSTGDRFGLMFMMIAGAALTVGTVVAAVARIVDVLTAESVQVLAEFVDTPALAPIGVDGADAAVELDTAVLTVSDLPVASLWSIVIQQVLMVAAVLIVVVCLLLLSRSVLRDRVFSRTNTRLVTTAGLTAILGAAAYPFFGNMAANGAFAALSDGTFNNVLMSVDIASLLMLGFVAALASTVFTVGDRLQRETEGLV, from the coding sequence ATGTCGCACGCGACGACCACGGGGCGCGCCCTGTCGACCGGTGACCGGTTCGGATTGATGTTCATGATGATCGCGGGAGCGGCCCTCACGGTCGGAACCGTCGTCGCTGCGGTGGCCCGCATCGTGGACGTGCTGACGGCCGAGAGCGTGCAGGTGCTCGCGGAGTTCGTCGACACCCCCGCCCTCGCCCCCATCGGCGTGGACGGCGCCGATGCGGCCGTCGAGCTCGACACGGCCGTGCTCACGGTCTCGGACCTGCCCGTGGCGTCGCTGTGGTCGATCGTGATCCAGCAGGTGCTGATGGTGGCGGCGGTCCTCATCGTCGTGGTCTGCCTGCTGCTGCTGTCGCGCAGCGTGCTGCGCGACCGGGTGTTCAGCCGCACGAACACACGCCTGGTGACCACCGCCGGCCTCACCGCGATCCTGGGCGCTGCGGCCTACCCGTTCTTCGGCAACATGGCCGCCAACGGGGCGTTCGCCGCTCTCTCGGACGGCACCTTCAACAACGTGCTCATGTCGGTCGACATCGCGTCGCTGCTGATGCTCGGGTTCGTCGCGGCGCTGGCCTCGACCGTGTTCACCGTCGGCGACCGCCTGCAGCGCGAGACCGAGGGCCTCGTATGA
- the cls gene encoding cardiolipin synthase has product MISITFDWTWWVILVFFVDLIVRITAIIVIPRNRRPTAAMAWLLAIYFMPFVGVFLFLLIGNPRLPRKRRLKQDQINEYIHETSEHLDFGTLRPHAPEWFNATVTLNRTLGALPLAGDNAAHLIADYDTSLREQAKAIRTAKRYVHVEFYILQSDPTTDDFFRALEEACARGVVVRVLMDHWANRGKPFYKQTLRRLDAMGAQWHLMLPVQPFKGKYQRPDLRNHRKLLVIDGVMAFIGSQNITDSTYNLRRNIRRGLHWVDLMVRVEGPVVASVNAVFLSDWYSETDETLTEEIDLFEVTTGPGDLDCQIVPSGPGFEFQNNLKLFLSLMYAAQRKLIIVSPYFVPDESMLLAISTACQRGVDVQMFVSEEGDQAIVYHAQRSYYEALLRAGVRIWMYRKPYILHSKSMTVDDEVAVIGSSNMDMRSFGLNLEVSMLVRGEEFVTEMRDVEQMYRGLSRELTLEEWEQQPLRSTVLDNLARLTSALQ; this is encoded by the coding sequence GTGATCAGCATCACTTTCGACTGGACCTGGTGGGTCATCCTCGTCTTCTTCGTGGACCTCATCGTGCGCATCACGGCGATCATCGTCATCCCCCGCAACCGCCGTCCCACCGCGGCGATGGCATGGCTGCTGGCCATCTACTTCATGCCCTTCGTGGGCGTCTTCCTGTTCCTGTTGATCGGCAATCCGCGGCTGCCCCGCAAGCGCCGCCTCAAGCAGGACCAGATCAACGAGTACATCCACGAGACGAGTGAGCACCTCGACTTCGGCACGCTGCGTCCGCACGCTCCCGAGTGGTTCAACGCGACGGTCACGCTCAACCGCACTTTGGGTGCCCTCCCCCTCGCCGGCGACAACGCCGCGCACCTCATCGCCGATTACGACACGTCGCTGCGGGAACAGGCCAAGGCGATCCGCACGGCGAAGCGCTACGTGCATGTCGAGTTCTACATCCTCCAGAGCGACCCCACGACCGACGACTTCTTCCGGGCCCTCGAAGAGGCCTGCGCGCGCGGTGTCGTGGTGCGGGTGCTCATGGACCACTGGGCCAACCGCGGAAAGCCCTTCTACAAGCAGACGCTGCGCCGGCTCGACGCCATGGGTGCGCAGTGGCACCTGATGCTGCCGGTGCAGCCGTTCAAGGGCAAGTACCAGCGCCCCGACCTGCGCAACCACCGCAAGCTGCTCGTGATCGACGGGGTGATGGCGTTCATCGGGTCCCAGAACATCACCGATTCCACCTACAACCTGCGCCGCAACATCCGCCGCGGGCTGCACTGGGTCGACCTCATGGTGCGTGTGGAAGGGCCGGTCGTGGCATCCGTCAACGCCGTGTTCCTCTCGGATTGGTACAGCGAGACGGACGAGACGCTCACCGAGGAGATCGACCTGTTCGAAGTCACGACCGGGCCAGGGGACCTGGACTGCCAGATCGTGCCGTCGGGGCCGGGGTTCGAGTTCCAGAACAACCTCAAGCTGTTCCTGAGTCTGATGTACGCCGCACAGCGCAAGCTCATCATCGTCAGCCCGTACTTCGTGCCGGATGAGTCGATGCTGCTGGCGATCTCGACCGCGTGCCAGCGCGGCGTCGACGTGCAGATGTTCGTTTCGGAGGAGGGCGATCAGGCGATCGTCTATCACGCCCAGCGCAGCTACTACGAGGCGCTGCTGCGCGCAGGCGTGCGCATCTGGATGTACCGCAAGCCCTACATCCTGCACTCGAAGTCGATGACCGTCGACGACGAGGTCGCCGTGATCGGCTCGAGCAACATGGACATGCGCTCGTTCGGTCTGAACCTCGAGGTGTCGATGCTGGTGCGAGGGGAGGAGTTCGTCACCGAGATGCGCGACGTCGAGCAGATGTACCGCGGGCTGAGCCGGGAGCTGACCCTGGAGGAGTGGGAGCAGCAGCCGTTGCGCTCGACCGTGCTCGACAATCTGGCGAGGCTCACCTCCGCACTGCAGTGA